A genomic stretch from Shewanella sediminis HAW-EB3 includes:
- the tusC gene encoding sulfurtransferase complex subunit TusC — protein sequence MKKVAILFRRAPHGSPHGREALDLALLSASFEQEVSLIFVDDGVLNLVKDQQPERVGAKDYIATFGALPLYDVETVLACEESLVEYGLDLTDLTIEVDKVSPSLITEQLSKVDEVLVF from the coding sequence ATGAAAAAAGTCGCGATACTATTTCGTCGGGCGCCCCATGGTTCTCCCCATGGCAGAGAGGCATTAGATCTCGCTCTCTTGAGTGCCAGTTTCGAGCAGGAAGTGAGTTTGATTTTTGTCGATGACGGCGTGCTTAACCTTGTCAAAGATCAGCAACCTGAACGTGTTGGCGCGAAAGATTATATTGCCACTTTCGGCGCCCTCCCCCTGTATGATGTGGAGACTGTACTTGCCTGTGAAGAGTCTTTGGTTGAGTATGGACTTGATTTGACAGACCTCACCATTGAGGTAGATAAGGTATCCCCATCATTAATCACTGAGCAACTATCGAAGGTTGATGAGGTCTTGGTATTCTGA
- the tusD gene encoding sulfurtransferase complex subunit TusD, with translation MSKFIIQVNGAAYASSASYNAYRFAKAALESGHEIERVFFYQDGVLNTNTLNSPASDEFDLTQAWVSLNQKYEVQLVNCVSAALRRGILSQNEAKENQRKHWNMEEPFEMGGLGELVTGIETADRVISF, from the coding sequence ATGAGTAAATTCATCATTCAGGTCAACGGCGCAGCCTATGCGAGTTCGGCCAGCTATAATGCCTACCGCTTTGCGAAAGCCGCACTGGAGTCAGGTCACGAGATTGAAAGAGTCTTCTTCTATCAAGATGGCGTGCTTAATACCAATACTCTTAACAGCCCGGCTTCAGATGAATTTGACCTGACACAAGCCTGGGTGTCGTTGAATCAGAAATATGAAGTTCAGCTGGTTAATTGTGTCTCGGCCGCTCTTAGACGAGGCATCTTGTCTCAAAATGAGGCCAAAGAGAATCAGCGTAAACATTGGAACATGGAAGAACCGTTCGAGATGGGCGGCTTAGGTGAGCTGGTTACAGGTATAGAGACTGCAGACAGAGTGATAAGCTTTTAG
- a CDS encoding Bax inhibitor-1/YccA family protein — MTQQTLYSTGASTLEVNKLLKNTYMLLSMTLAFSAVCAGIAMALQIGPMLSIGMSLGSLAILFVTLRKAESAAGLFWVFAFTGMQGASLGYILNHYAGMANGPELIMQALGLTSVIFVTLSGYAITTKKDFSFMRGFLIAGLVIMFVGLLVNMFLGNSMVFMALNAGIALLMTGFILYDTSRIINGGETNYIRATISLYLDFLNLFIALLHLMGIGGDD; from the coding sequence ATGACACAACAAACACTCTATTCTACAGGAGCTTCCACACTGGAAGTGAACAAGCTCCTGAAAAACACCTACATGTTACTTTCGATGACATTGGCATTCTCTGCAGTTTGTGCAGGTATTGCAATGGCATTACAGATTGGCCCTATGCTCTCTATCGGTATGTCACTTGGTAGCTTAGCGATTTTATTTGTGACATTGAGAAAAGCTGAATCTGCTGCGGGTCTGTTTTGGGTATTCGCCTTCACAGGTATGCAAGGTGCCTCACTGGGTTATATTCTTAACCATTACGCTGGCATGGCAAATGGTCCAGAGTTAATCATGCAAGCACTTGGTTTGACTTCGGTGATCTTCGTGACCTTATCGGGTTATGCCATCACAACTAAGAAAGATTTCTCATTTATGAGAGGCTTCCTTATTGCCGGTCTAGTGATCATGTTTGTCGGCTTGCTGGTTAATATGTTCTTGGGCAACAGCATGGTATTTATGGCGCTTAACGCGGGTATCGCATTGTTGATGACAGGTTTCATTCTTTATGACACCAGCCGTATCATTAATGGCGGCGAGACAAATTACATCCGCGCCACAATCTCTCTTTACCTGGATTTCCTTAACCTATTCATCGCTCTACTTCATCTAATGGGTATCGGCGGCGACGACTAA
- the punR gene encoding DNA-binding transcriptional activator PunR, translated as MLSEQSLQLIDMVARVGSFTAAANKLHKVPSAVSYAVKQVEEELGAILFERHHRSVTLTPAGESFVKQARSILTNMAAMKDDTKRVSNGWQPTLSIALDNMVRADKISVLIADFYRHFTDVELIIRIEVFNGVWESIANGRSDIAIGATTAIPVGGDYHFKDMGDIKWAFLVGKRHPLAEVDRPLTDDELRQYPSICLEDTSREIPKRMTWLLENQRRLVVPDWIRAINCFREGLGVGYMPMHFAEPFIKAGALIQKELVTKKSPSPCCLAWNGANMSPAMSWVLEYLGDSEKLHKDWFH; from the coding sequence ATGCTTTCTGAACAATCACTCCAATTAATCGATATGGTCGCTCGTGTCGGGAGTTTCACCGCCGCGGCCAACAAATTGCACAAAGTTCCATCGGCCGTCAGCTATGCGGTAAAACAGGTTGAAGAGGAACTTGGCGCCATATTATTTGAACGCCACCATCGTAGTGTAACGCTCACCCCGGCTGGCGAATCCTTCGTAAAACAGGCAAGGTCTATTCTCACCAATATGGCTGCCATGAAAGATGATACCAAGCGAGTATCTAATGGTTGGCAACCCACACTTTCTATCGCGTTAGATAACATGGTCAGAGCCGATAAAATAAGTGTATTAATTGCCGATTTCTACCGCCACTTCACCGACGTAGAGTTGATCATTCGAATAGAAGTGTTCAACGGCGTATGGGAGTCAATTGCCAATGGGCGCAGCGATATTGCTATCGGAGCAACGACGGCAATTCCAGTCGGTGGTGATTACCACTTCAAAGATATGGGCGACATAAAATGGGCATTTTTAGTCGGTAAGAGGCACCCTCTTGCAGAGGTTGACAGACCACTAACCGATGATGAATTGCGTCAATACCCTTCAATCTGTCTCGAAGATACATCAAGAGAGATCCCAAAGCGTATGACCTGGTTACTCGAAAATCAGCGTCGGTTAGTAGTGCCTGACTGGATACGTGCTATTAACTGTTTCAGGGAAGGTCTCGGTGTGGGTTACATGCCAATGCATTTTGCCGAGCCCTTCATCAAAGCTGGCGCACTCATACAGAAAGAGTTAGTCACGAAAAAATCACCGAGTCCCTGTTGCCTGGCATGGAACGGTGCCAACATGTCACCGGCTATGTCATGGGTACTTGAATACCTGGGTGATAGTGAAAAGTTACATAAAGACTGGTTCCATTAA
- the punC gene encoding purine nucleoside transporter PunC — protein sequence MNPVNNTKYFFFLGYLALLSMLGFIATDMYLPAFKAIEDSMQATPAQVAGSLTCFLAGLAIGQLLYGPLVQRIGKRNSLLLGLMIFAAASFSLASSETVLSFNIARFFQALGACSAGVIWQAIVIEKYDATKAQSVFSNIMPLVALSPALAPLLGAFVLEISGWPTIFLILTCLAIFLMLLTVLFVPKEKVTSTAQEGTKKLTYWNLLNNPKYLGNVIIFGACSGAFFAYLTVWPIVMEQHGYQAKEIGLSFIPQTIMFIVGGYASKILIRKVGTEKSLSVLLTCFGLCVVAIVACSLLVKMDSILPLLISFSILAGANGAIYPIVVNSALQEFTKHAAKAAGLQNFLQISIAFGASSLVAIWASYGEVAIGFGILICSFGVIAGYKLRNSKSWEKVREEFVMPDPARVAMKQDKLDLD from the coding sequence ATGAATCCAGTTAATAACACCAAGTACTTCTTCTTTTTAGGCTACCTTGCATTGCTCAGCATGTTGGGTTTTATCGCGACCGATATGTACCTTCCGGCATTTAAAGCGATAGAAGATTCTATGCAAGCAACCCCTGCTCAAGTCGCAGGCTCGTTAACCTGTTTCCTAGCCGGTTTGGCCATAGGACAACTCCTGTATGGACCATTAGTACAGCGTATAGGAAAACGTAACTCACTGCTATTAGGTCTTATGATTTTCGCAGCAGCGAGCTTTTCACTTGCATCGAGTGAAACCGTGCTCTCTTTTAACATTGCCAGATTCTTTCAGGCACTAGGTGCGTGCAGTGCGGGTGTCATTTGGCAAGCCATTGTTATCGAGAAATATGACGCCACTAAAGCCCAGAGTGTTTTTTCTAACATTATGCCGCTTGTCGCACTTTCACCCGCATTAGCTCCGCTATTGGGAGCTTTCGTACTTGAAATTAGTGGATGGCCGACTATCTTTTTGATTTTAACTTGTTTAGCTATCTTTCTTATGTTGCTAACCGTTCTGTTTGTGCCAAAAGAAAAAGTGACGAGCACTGCACAAGAGGGGACAAAAAAGCTCACTTATTGGAACTTATTGAATAACCCTAAGTATCTGGGCAATGTGATCATCTTTGGTGCCTGTTCTGGTGCATTCTTTGCCTACTTAACCGTTTGGCCGATTGTTATGGAGCAGCATGGATATCAGGCTAAAGAGATCGGATTAAGTTTCATACCACAGACCATCATGTTTATTGTCGGTGGCTATGCGAGTAAGATTTTAATTCGTAAAGTGGGTACAGAAAAATCACTCAGCGTCTTACTGACTTGTTTTGGTCTGTGTGTAGTGGCGATTGTCGCCTGTTCATTGCTAGTTAAAATGGACAGTATTCTACCTCTGCTGATCTCATTCTCAATCCTTGCCGGTGCAAATGGTGCAATCTATCCGATTGTGGTCAACAGTGCCCTTCAGGAGTTTACCAAGCATGCCGCAAAGGCGGCGGGTCTGCAGAACTTCCTACAGATCAGTATCGCTTTTGGTGCCTCTAGTCTCGTTGCTATCTGGGCAAGCTATGGTGAAGTTGCGATTGGATTTGGGATCTTAATCTGCTCCTTTGGTGTCATTGCCGGTTACAAGTTAAGAAACAGCAAATCATGGGAGAAAGTACGGGAAGAATTTGTTATGCCGGATCCTGCCCGCGTCGCAATGAAGCAAGATAAGCTGGATCTTGACTGA
- a CDS encoding response regulator transcription factor, with translation MTENCPLSVGIIQDFLASLEALGINGFFYGITSNINLGQVHPFKKLEKRLPLEMAKVHYAVFSDERTRLYRDAYLNVFARHDEYYFEKKVVGPNLWRQPDASQAQLLNLLKDNEINSRVAWLLPSKYHPSWMNMFMLHSSLSDQDLKVAIDENREKIDRLLQVYAEFFSSKYIHLLNPIFNFNCLTTTSIKILKLAAEGTSSPDIAKSLYLTERGVNYHIDRMKVLFGAKNRVQLISRAFQIGILNAMPQPSSIL, from the coding sequence TTGACTGAAAATTGCCCGCTGTCTGTCGGTATTATTCAAGACTTTCTTGCTTCTCTGGAAGCCTTAGGGATCAATGGCTTCTTTTATGGTATTACCTCCAATATTAATCTGGGTCAGGTACACCCCTTTAAGAAGCTGGAGAAACGCTTACCATTAGAGATGGCTAAAGTTCATTATGCTGTTTTCTCTGACGAGAGAACCAGACTCTACAGAGACGCCTATCTCAACGTATTTGCTCGTCATGATGAGTACTACTTCGAAAAGAAAGTCGTCGGCCCCAATCTCTGGCGGCAACCCGATGCGAGCCAGGCTCAGTTACTTAATTTACTGAAAGATAATGAGATAAACAGCCGGGTCGCCTGGTTGTTACCCTCTAAATACCATCCCAGTTGGATGAATATGTTTATGCTTCACTCATCGCTAAGTGATCAGGACTTGAAGGTGGCAATAGATGAAAACAGAGAAAAAATAGACCGACTACTGCAGGTCTATGCAGAATTTTTTTCGAGTAAATATATTCATCTGTTAAATCCGATATTTAATTTTAATTGTTTGACAACGACCAGTATTAAGATATTGAAGTTGGCGGCAGAGGGCACCTCGAGTCCGGATATTGCCAAGTCACTCTATTTAACTGAAAGGGGAGTCAATTATCATATTGACAGGATGAAGGTGCTGTTTGGGGCTAAGAACAGGGTGCAGTTAATAAGTCGCGCCTTTCAGATAGGGATTCTGAACGCGATGCCACAACCTTCCTCAATATTGTGA
- a CDS encoding helix-turn-helix transcriptional regulator, with translation MDTIDTKPCQVSPQQMQLISDYLIQFGITEFFYGITTKNRMPQGIDFKKLSRRVPKEMQKAQYSVFSSEKIRRFRHDYLQSFARIDAGYQEKNVMGLNIWRDPDYSGGKGAQFRKLMEQYGLNSRGVWYFPVKYHSDWTAVFVFFSNLERNELTQMLNDNIEEINAQLQLFSSSLNEQFITQINPITNFNCLSDKSLKVLALTAEGYACDEISHKLMLTESGVNYHLTRLKELFHAKNRAQLVNLAHTLGVLD, from the coding sequence ATGGATACGATCGATACAAAACCTTGTCAGGTTTCACCGCAGCAGATGCAATTAATCAGTGACTACCTGATTCAATTCGGGATCACTGAATTTTTTTACGGGATCACCACAAAAAACAGAATGCCTCAGGGAATTGATTTTAAAAAATTGAGCCGTCGTGTCCCCAAAGAGATGCAGAAGGCCCAATACAGTGTCTTTTCGAGTGAGAAGATACGACGCTTCAGGCACGACTACCTTCAATCTTTTGCCCGTATAGATGCCGGTTACCAGGAAAAAAATGTCATGGGATTGAATATCTGGCGCGATCCCGATTACAGCGGTGGTAAAGGTGCCCAATTTAGGAAGTTGATGGAGCAGTATGGCCTCAACAGTCGTGGCGTTTGGTATTTTCCGGTTAAATACCATAGTGATTGGACCGCCGTGTTTGTCTTCTTCTCTAACCTTGAGCGAAATGAGCTGACACAGATGCTTAACGACAACATCGAGGAGATAAACGCCCAGCTGCAGCTGTTTTCAAGCTCACTCAACGAGCAATTTATCACCCAGATAAATCCAATCACAAACTTTAACTGCCTTTCAGATAAAAGCCTGAAGGTGTTGGCACTTACGGCCGAGGGCTATGCCTGCGATGAGATAAGTCATAAGCTGATGCTTACTGAAAGTGGTGTGAACTACCACCTCACACGACTGAAGGAGCTGTTTCATGCCAAAAACCGTGCTCAACTGGTCAACCTGGCCCACACATTGGGGGTGCTGGATTAA
- a CDS encoding helix-turn-helix transcriptional regulator: MTNIYNKPCDIDREHVRLASEFLAEQGVSEFFYGITTKSLMPATNEFKKLRRRMPNEMLKARYGISSSDNIRMYRHRYLQHFAAGDEAYFDKNLPGLNIWRDPDYSGGKGEQFKRLMDEYGIVSRALWLLPIKYNPDWYAVFVMFSPLDRKTLSQKLNANSEQIDYQLKLYSSLFNEQCIAQLNPITNFNCLSAKALQVLELTAQGYSCEEIGETLVMTESGVHYHQNRLKDLFNAKNRAQLVSFAHSLGVLD, from the coding sequence ATGACCAATATTTACAATAAACCTTGTGACATCGACCGCGAACATGTTCGCCTTGCCAGTGAATTTTTAGCCGAACAAGGGGTGAGTGAATTCTTCTATGGTATAACAACCAAGTCATTAATGCCTGCGACCAATGAATTTAAAAAACTACGCCGACGGATGCCAAATGAGATGCTTAAGGCAAGATATGGCATCAGTTCCAGTGACAATATACGGATGTACCGTCACCGCTATCTGCAACATTTTGCCGCCGGTGATGAAGCCTACTTCGACAAAAACCTTCCCGGACTGAATATTTGGCGTGACCCAGACTATAGCGGTGGTAAAGGCGAGCAGTTTAAGCGCCTGATGGATGAGTATGGCATCGTCAGTCGTGCTCTATGGCTGTTGCCCATCAAATACAACCCTGACTGGTATGCTGTGTTTGTTATGTTTTCTCCACTGGACAGAAAAACACTCAGCCAGAAACTCAACGCTAATAGTGAACAAATTGACTACCAACTAAAACTCTACTCCAGCCTGTTCAATGAACAGTGTATCGCTCAGCTCAATCCCATCACTAACTTTAACTGCCTCTCTGCCAAGGCTCTACAGGTGCTGGAACTTACCGCACAGGGATACTCATGCGAGGAGATAGGCGAAACTCTGGTGATGACAGAGAGCGGTGTTCACTATCACCAGAACCGTCTCAAAGATTTGTTTAATGCCAAAAATCGGGCCCAACTGGTGAGCTTTGCTCACTCATTAGGCGTCTTAGATTGA
- a CDS encoding ABC transporter substrate-binding protein, with protein sequence MRAIKIIICLLLLLGPHTVFSQEGQELRIVSLAPNWSHTVAEIGAIDDLVGVTRYARFPAELPLRVQQKRIDVVGGFTDISIDKITRLDPDLVLTATGLQLRLKAKLQELGITVIHMEESSLEEVYAKISLLGKTIDHQQQADELVASIKSELKEIAAEFTEQDSPEVYYEINYLYKCVPGKHSYMTELIELVGAKPIFSHRDGIAPMVTWPEVVKQNPDVILLPMWPDATGPVFEGPQAGSGTTTIAEVYSREDADKVNAVNNNAVRFIDSAVTKQAGPNIPQAARLLAEAIYAQQ encoded by the coding sequence ATGCGCGCGATAAAGATAATAATCTGCCTGTTACTACTACTCGGGCCCCACACGGTATTCAGCCAGGAGGGACAAGAACTCAGAATCGTCTCCCTTGCTCCTAACTGGAGTCATACCGTTGCAGAGATTGGTGCCATCGATGACTTAGTGGGCGTTACACGCTATGCACGATTTCCGGCAGAGTTGCCTTTGAGAGTCCAGCAGAAACGTATCGATGTGGTCGGTGGCTTCACGGATATCTCCATCGACAAGATTACCCGGCTCGATCCGGATCTGGTGCTTACCGCCACAGGCTTACAACTGAGGTTAAAAGCTAAGTTACAGGAGTTAGGAATAACCGTTATCCATATGGAGGAGTCCAGCTTAGAGGAGGTGTACGCTAAGATCTCATTACTCGGCAAGACCATAGATCATCAACAACAAGCCGACGAGCTGGTAGCGTCGATAAAGAGCGAGTTGAAGGAGATAGCGGCCGAGTTCACGGAGCAAGACTCACCCGAGGTCTACTACGAAATAAACTACCTCTATAAATGTGTGCCGGGTAAACACTCCTATATGACCGAGCTGATTGAGCTGGTGGGTGCTAAACCGATCTTTTCCCATCGCGACGGCATAGCCCCTATGGTCACCTGGCCCGAAGTGGTCAAACAAAACCCGGATGTTATCTTATTGCCGATGTGGCCCGATGCTACGGGACCTGTATTCGAGGGGCCACAAGCGGGAAGCGGCACCACCACCATAGCCGAGGTTTATTCCCGGGAAGATGCAGATAAGGTTAACGCCGTAAACAACAATGCCGTCAGGTTTATCGACTCGGCCGTCACCAAGCAAGCAGGCCCAAACATCCCACAGGCCGCCAGGCTGCTTGCCGAGGCGATATACGCACAGCAGTAA
- a CDS encoding ABC transporter ATP-binding protein: MSVLLSVRELTHRYGDSVAVNNINLDIQAGQCYGLLGPNGAGKSTTLEILEGVLKPTRGEVLYRGLPIDKNFKQEIGIQFQSTTLPDHLTVYDCLKLFSSFYQSHTPIPHLIKQCQLSDIADQFHYTLSGGQRQRLLLALSLINDPALLFLDEPTTGLDPQARLHFWQLIREVKQQGKTIILTTHYMEEAEQLCDQIAIMDRGEFIAEGSPDTLLKDNFMPQIVELNGEYSERDFDGLPVKISRCAGQTRVECHSFNDLLPMLNASTGSSSGMAVRKPHLEDLFLKLTGSELRL, translated from the coding sequence TTGTCAGTTTTATTGAGTGTACGTGAGCTGACTCACCGTTACGGTGACTCTGTTGCGGTCAATAACATAAATTTGGATATTCAGGCGGGCCAGTGTTATGGCTTGCTTGGACCCAATGGTGCGGGTAAATCGACGACGCTGGAGATCCTAGAGGGCGTGCTTAAGCCCACTCGTGGTGAGGTATTGTACCGAGGCCTGCCAATCGATAAAAACTTTAAGCAAGAGATCGGCATTCAGTTTCAGTCGACAACCTTGCCCGACCACCTGACCGTATACGATTGCCTGAAACTCTTTTCAAGCTTCTATCAGAGCCATACACCTATTCCTCATCTGATAAAACAGTGTCAGCTTTCAGATATCGCAGACCAATTTCATTACACCCTCTCAGGCGGACAAAGACAACGGTTATTGCTTGCACTGAGTCTGATAAACGACCCCGCATTGCTCTTCTTAGATGAGCCCACTACCGGACTCGACCCACAGGCCCGTCTGCATTTTTGGCAGTTGATCAGAGAAGTTAAACAGCAGGGCAAGACCATAATATTGACGACGCATTACATGGAAGAAGCGGAGCAACTATGCGATCAGATAGCGATCATGGACAGAGGGGAGTTTATTGCCGAAGGCTCGCCAGACACCTTACTCAAAGACAATTTCATGCCTCAGATAGTCGAGCTCAATGGTGAGTATTCGGAGCGTGACTTTGACGGCTTACCGGTAAAGATAAGCCGGTGCGCAGGGCAGACACGAGTGGAATGTCACTCCTTTAACGATCTGCTCCCTATGCTGAATGCTTCGACGGGCTCATCAAGCGGCATGGCAGTGCGTAAGCCGCACCTCGAAGATCTGTTTTTAAAGTTAACCGGTAGTGAGCTACGACTATGA
- a CDS encoding ABC transporter permease has protein sequence MNALFALITARNLEFLRDKSALGWSLLFPIIIVIALVLVFDDDNPTLYQLGVYGEVEQIEKITALKHVEIIYYSDLEQAKHKVSRHLVDGLISNDTYWVNPESAQGYILEQLILGKLPQLHQRAIAGKAVRHVEWILPGIIGMNMMFSALYGVGYVVVRYRRTGVLKRLQVTPLAAWQFLASQLISRLGATVLSAILVFAVIAVMFDIRSQGNVALLVLNTLLGSAAMISIGLLVASRTRSDELCNGLLNILSWPMMFLSGIWFSLEGSKPWVRFLADCLPLTHMNDANRAVIIDGAGLLDIGDHLLFLVAIILTCLGVASRSFRWD, from the coding sequence ATGAATGCACTGTTTGCACTGATCACCGCCCGTAATCTTGAGTTTCTTCGTGATAAGTCGGCGCTGGGTTGGTCACTTCTGTTTCCCATCATCATAGTGATCGCGCTGGTGTTGGTGTTTGATGATGATAATCCGACGCTCTATCAGCTTGGTGTTTATGGTGAGGTAGAACAGATAGAAAAAATAACGGCATTAAAGCATGTCGAAATTATCTACTACAGCGACCTGGAACAGGCAAAACATAAGGTATCCAGGCATTTAGTCGATGGCTTGATAAGCAATGACACTTACTGGGTCAATCCTGAGAGCGCGCAAGGTTACATCCTGGAGCAACTCATTCTTGGCAAGTTACCTCAGTTACATCAAAGGGCTATCGCTGGTAAAGCCGTGCGCCATGTCGAGTGGATTTTACCCGGTATCATAGGTATGAACATGATGTTCTCGGCCCTCTATGGCGTTGGGTATGTCGTGGTCAGGTACCGAAGAACCGGCGTACTCAAACGCCTGCAGGTGACGCCACTCGCCGCGTGGCAATTTCTGGCATCACAACTGATCTCCAGATTGGGCGCCACGGTTCTCTCAGCCATATTAGTGTTTGCGGTTATCGCTGTCATGTTCGATATCCGCTCTCAAGGCAATGTGGCCCTGTTGGTACTCAATACCCTGCTTGGCAGCGCAGCCATGATTAGTATCGGCTTGCTGGTGGCCAGTCGCACCCGATCCGACGAGTTGTGTAACGGTCTGCTTAACATCCTCTCCTGGCCGATGATGTTTCTGTCGGGGATCTGGTTCTCTCTGGAAGGCAGCAAGCCCTGGGTCAGGTTCTTAGCCGACTGCCTGCCGCTGACACATATGAATGATGCTAACCGAGCCGTGATCATTGACGGCGCTGGCCTGTTAGATATAGGCGATCACCTGCTGTTTCTCGTTGCGATTATCCTGACCTGTTTGGGAGTCGCGAGCCGCAGTTTTCGCTGGGATTAA
- a CDS encoding DmsE family decaheme c-type cytochrome — protein MTMKIFNVMSVVLVLLSGISTGVGADPLDTLMKKFEEGKYSKKGADTCIMCHKRSDKVMAIFDSVHGQANSKSPMAGLQCEACHGPQGKHKGKNEPMVTFGESSPLTAEMQNSVCTACHNDTSRVAWHTSLHAEQDVSCVSCHQLHVTKDPVLVKDQLVEVCSECHISAKADMNKRSSHPLKWGDMTCSDCHNPHGSMSDSALNEIDVNQTCFECHAEKRGPFLWEHAPVMENCANCHDAHGSVNEALLKSRVPMLCKQCHANDGHAGTAPGDNSSIQTGGQGCLNCHGQIHGSNHPSGKAFQF, from the coding sequence ATGACGATGAAAATATTTAATGTGATGAGTGTTGTGCTCGTTCTTTTATCAGGCATATCTACGGGGGTCGGCGCCGATCCCCTCGATACGTTAATGAAAAAGTTTGAGGAGGGTAAATATTCGAAGAAGGGCGCAGATACTTGCATTATGTGCCATAAGCGCTCCGATAAGGTGATGGCTATCTTCGATAGTGTGCACGGGCAAGCGAACAGTAAGAGCCCAATGGCCGGACTTCAGTGCGAAGCCTGTCATGGTCCTCAGGGGAAACACAAGGGTAAGAACGAGCCTATGGTGACCTTCGGTGAATCGTCGCCTTTAACGGCAGAGATGCAAAACTCGGTCTGTACCGCGTGTCATAACGATACCAGCCGTGTTGCCTGGCACACGTCCTTGCATGCAGAACAAGATGTGAGCTGTGTAAGCTGTCATCAACTGCATGTCACTAAAGATCCTGTGCTGGTTAAAGATCAACTGGTAGAGGTATGTAGTGAGTGTCATATCAGCGCAAAAGCCGATATGAACAAGCGTTCCAGCCATCCATTGAAGTGGGGCGATATGACCTGTAGTGACTGTCATAACCCTCATGGTTCGATGAGTGATTCGGCATTAAATGAAATTGATGTTAATCAAACCTGTTTCGAATGCCATGCTGAAAAACGCGGTCCATTCCTTTGGGAACATGCGCCGGTGATGGAAAATTGCGCCAATTGTCATGATGCCCATGGCAGCGTAAATGAAGCACTGCTCAAATCAAGAGTGCCAATGCTTTGTAAGCAGTGTCATGCCAACGACGGACACGCAGGCACTGCGCCTGGTGATAACTCGAGTATTCAAACCGGCGGTCAAGGTTGTCTCAATTGTCATGGTCAGATCCACGGCTCGAATCATCCATCTGGTAAAGCATTTCAGTTTTAA